The DNA segment ttttttgtttgtttgtttgttttctttttcggAAGTTGGGAGGGGAATCTAATTTGGGCCCTGTCCACCCTGGAAACAGACTTGTGCTGGTCAATAATGTACTCAAGATGCTTCTTCTGGTTGAAATAGCTGTTAATGTGTCCCCTTGTTCAGACTTGCGTGTACCTAGCTCTTCTGTCCCCAGTGTGGACATGGCCTTGGATGACATCGGTTCCAACTGTACACTGAAAGCTGCTAATAGAGATACAGTTTGGAGACAGTGACACAGGTGAAGTTGAATGGAACTTCCGAGTTGTACAAGGTGCAAATTGGAATTCCAATTTTAGAGCAACTTTTCAGAGGTTGACAATAAGTACTTGGGGCATGCACAAATGTGATAGTTACTTTGCTGGAGATTACAGAAATCTCTTAAATATAAGAATGCCTTTAAGTTTTAATAGATCTAGACATACAGTCTATTCAGATTAATAGATTTTTATATCTCAACATTAGAGAAGTTGGAAATTAACATGCATACCAGACTCCTATGTTAGTTACTTGAAGGAGGAATAAGAATGGttaatgaaatgtttctttgagGACCAGCACAGTGATTACCCTATCACTGAATATGAATAAATTGTTGAACacctttatttttgttgtattaAATTTTTAGGTTAAATTTATGTATGATTAGATATTGAAGGTTATGAAATGTGAATGAAAACGTGTAAAGTGAGGCTTCACAAAGAATCTTACTCTACATATTTCAAAGGTATTTGTcctatttaaaaatgagttttaaaattgaGTGATTCTGGCCAGTTAATGACACAATTGACATTTCCAAAGTTGGGACATAGACTTCCATAGTTGGGACGACAGTGTTGTCCAATTGTATATAGATTGAGTCATGATGTCCTTCAATGTAAGGGACATGAAGAAATTCTTTGTGAAACATCACTGTTTGATAAAGTATATACGTATTTAGcatccttgtttttctttgtgcTAAAGTGGATACAGCTGTTGGGGCAGAAGAGACGGGACCAGCTGCTGGCCacatttcctgctttattttaaaaggtagtataagaaatgaggaaaaagagGTAATTTCAGggcttctgcttttattttaaaatgttcataattaaaaagtattttccagCAGTCCAAAGATGTAAGTTATCTTacacataaaatgttttattttgttgttatttggttATGAAAATGGAATCTTGTTCTTGCACAACTGTAAATGTTTTGTTGCTAGATAATACACTCTGAGACCTAACTTGGTCTCTGGTTTCCAGTGCATTACAGCATATTTTGTAAAATCATCTACTGCACTTGAGCATGAATATGGATAGTAGCCAAACTCACAACCTGGAGTGATGAACCTGCTTATACCTAAGTGCAGGAGCAAGCCCCTCACAATGCAGCTGCATGGATTTTTAGTGCCTActgaataatatataatatatataaaccaaAAGTAgttggaaaaattatttgaaatgacTAATTTGTGCTATCTTTATGGAATATGTTAAATGTAGCTTTTTGAAACAGAAGCCTTGAATTGAAATTTAATTAATACTTGaacattttgtatatatatatatctttgtataTAATTTTGTGCAGTACCAATGACAAAAATATGGTGTCATAATAAAATCAGGTTTGTTGATCTTTCAGTTATGGGCTCAAAGAATTTATTCATCTCTCAATATGACATTGGAAAACAATGgatgaaaataggaaaaatgattGTTGTTAATGCTGTGGGTCTTAGGTTCTGAAAGCAGTAAGTGCGTTTTTCTAAAAAGTATACCATTCCTTTGGAATATTTTCTTCCTAACGTCAATGATTTTCCTGCATTATTTGAAgtttgggggctggggagaaaCAGTCAAAGCTTTCTGAATTGGGATGCTTTGAAATTCCAAGTATAGATTTTTAGAATGTCATTTTATAAATGGCAGTTTTTGGAAATACTTGATTAAGAACTTTTGAAAATGGAGATTAGTATCAACTGTTTTAAAAGCTGCTTTGTTAGGTTCCTTATGTTTTTAAACTGTCCTTCTTAgtttccatttcattctcttttttttctaattttggtgaCTTATAgtgattttgtcatttttttgcaTCAACGTCATAGTCTTGTTTTTACATGGTATTGCATGTATTTAAGACCTATATAACAGGGACTTTAAATAAATTTGGTCATATTTATGTGTAAACACATTTTACTGTAAATGTTTGGGTTTCTGAATTTACAACAGATCTGTTTATTTCAGTATGTAGTAAACAATATCTTAAAGTGTCCTATTCACTACTTGTTAATTAAAAAGTTATGATTAATATGAAACTGTTGTCTtactatttttagaaaattgtgTTCTGAATGATTAGTAGCTGGATAAAGCAGATTTCTGGAATATAATATGGATTGTTTAGAAGTTTTCAGGTTTGGCTCTATTTACTGTAGTGGATGAAAGCAGTTTAGTATTTGgggagtctttttttcttttcctaattgtGCCTCTATGGCAAAATGATACAGAAAGAACTGAAGATGTACCTTTTAATAGTTGTCTTCTGATTGTGACAGGAATTCATACATTAATTGAACTAACACATCATATTGACCTGCTGTTTCTATCATATTGACTTAATGTTTCTGCACTTCCTTGACCAAACCTAACGAAAGAGTCCACGTTTGTTAAAATGTAGTCACACCTCTGATATAATCCAACAAAaagtgttcaaaatattttaaatatttgttcattttataatcactaaattaatctctctctcttctctttaaaCAGCTTAGCAGTGTCTGCAAAAACGAATCTTTTCCTACAACCTGTTAACTGACTGGACTGATGGTAACAAAGTAATTGTGGGAGCCATGTCGGTCAAAAATTTGGCATctgctgaaaaaaatgaatgccaTTTTCAAGTTCCCAAATTACTTCTATACTGATTTCACTTTCCAGATTTCACTTTCCAGAAATGGAGATATGAAAAGATTGTCTGGAATCCTTGAAAGACTTAATAGGAATTCATGAGACTAAGTTAATTTTGGAACAAAATTACACATTTTTTGTCTTTCATGGGAGTGatactcagttctttgcataccttttaaaaattgtaaccaTTGGAGAAGAGATTGATAGTATTACATCAAGGAATATTAGATTCTTTTCATAATCAAGAGCACATTTTATGGAATTACATTTAGTGCAGTAGGATTACATAAACAGGCCATCAGTGATCACAAGGCCGTATCATgagtttgtatttatttcctgGAACATGAGAGCTAATCTGAAGTACAGACAGACCTTGCTGAGTAGAATATAAAAGTTTATGTAAAGTCTTTAACCTATAAAGAGTAGTCTTTTTAAATAGATGCATTGATTTGTCTGTGTATCTTTGAAAAACTGAATATGATTAAATGTATGGGTAGTTAATTGCAATTCAGGATAATGCCAAGATGTGTGGATCTGAGGTTTTGGCTTCTTGAGCTTCCTCTGaggatatattaaaattattttgaggttTCTAATGAATGGTATACTAGTTTCtactgttttatattaaaatttctctAGTATGAAAGGCTTTTTAGCGTTCTGGATGAtgggagtgttttttttttaaacagaatatggttgttttacttatttgaaacatttttccaGTTCATTACAAGTGTGAGAAAACACTCAAAACTcttgtggttttatttcatttttgttggaTTATGTTAATACATTCTTTCACCTGGTCTAGACTGGGTCATTTTATCTTACTAATTTCAGAGGTGTGCAGATGGTAGAAGTGGGAGGGAGTAGGAGATAGGCTCTTATTTCTCTCTCTAAAATGATTCGTCATCATTAATTATTCAGTTTGATTATTGTATGGTGATACACAAGACTGATTAAATTCACTCAGTTTCAGGTTTATTCAGTGTCTGATGTCAGGCAGCAAAGAGCCTTCTCAGTTAAACTTAGGTGATTGATGGATACTCCTACATATTGAACAGTACAGCTGGTTGCGTTGTAACCACAATCAGGTAGGCGTCAACACTATTTGGTGACCATTAGTGCTGCTTTGATAGAGTGGATAATTCACTGATAATGAGTGAATGTTTCAAAATACGTAATTATCTAGTTCCGCATTTGGGAGGtaaacttttaagtttttactAGTCAGCCTTAAGCTAAGTAATCTGATGACTAAAGTTGAATAGGttgtaaaatattttcaggtGTTTGGTTTTCCCCCCTGGCTATCAACACAGAGGTTTTGAGACCTTCCCAAACggttatgtttttatattttactgtgcTGTTTTTTATTGAGAAACCAGGTGGTTACTGTCAAAGCCAGGAATCAAAAAGGGGATGTCCTCTATTAGATACTTGTAAAGTGTTTGCTTAGCTAGCACAGTATTTTGTACCTATTTGAACTTGAATACCTCAATAATCTGCCAGTTACTCCCTGTTGTCTTATAATAACAGACTGAGCTCAGAGCTCTAACCTAGACAGCAAGCGGTTATTTACATTCAGTTTTAAAgtgcagaaaaatgaaactggagaTTCTTTAAACTTTATTACAGAAGTAAATTACTTTATCATTAGCAGCAAATCATGTAAGGaaaactatgtatttttttaaaaggttaatagAAAGTTGCCCTTTTCATTGCTTTGGTTACTGATGatagtgtttttatttgttttttaacctttctCCAGTTTGTACATTCaagatttcttatccattttccccactttttaaaaagaaagcagatcgcagtgctttattaaaatttttctaataatttttttatagtttcttttttttgctgtgctgcagCCTTGTGGAATCGTAGAtcctcaaccagggatccagcctcaggacctcagcagtgaaagcatggagtcctaaccacagaaCTGCCTGAGAATTCCCAGTTTTTTGTAGTTGTGTTGACTCAAATTTGTTGAAAATCTTTTGCTCAATTTTCAgttaatctgatttaaaaatctaGCCACTTGATGTTTGGAACATTTGTGTAGCTGTTAATATATACAGATTTGAATTTTGTTGGTGGCTGAGCATCCTTTAGAATGTGCCATTACGTTCTGTATCTCTCCTTTATAGTTCCTGGACCCTTTTGGCATCTAATTTACCAGTCTGGGGATTACAAATTAATACCTTAAGTATAGTATAACATGAGCCTTCTTTTTTAAAGCCAAATAACTACACAGAACAAAGAAAGGTTTAaataggtttttctttctttttttttttattgtgacagAACTGATGAAATAAACCATTTTCCTCTCTGAGGCAGTGTTCTATAGGTCTCAGCTAAAAATGACTTTAAGTTGTAATGCAGATCATAGAACGTTCTAATTTGCCCCTGACCAAAAATTTTGGTAAAGTTAATTTGTAGCAACAGGTTTAAAATAACAGGTTCTTTGGCCTGTGTTGTCTGTTACTCCACTAATTGAGAAgatgatttaagaaaaatatggtTAGAGGATaggtttaagaaagaaaatcatttttggTTGCAGAAACCATTGTAAATTGTTGTGTTTACAAATGGTGGTATGCTAGGGAGTAAGTACTGCAGGAATGTTTAAGGAAACAATTTGTACTAAATTATCAATAGTTGTATCAGTGGGTTTTGAACTATCTAAGTTCATTACACCATGCTCTGTTTTTAAGAAGTCTGATTCAGTAATTTGGGTTTCTTATTTTTGAAGTCAGGAATTTTATTGGGGTTTTCTATTGTGATGAGTAGAACCATGCTTTCAATAAAAGTGagaatgcatataaaatatataactttggGTCAGAGCTTTATCTAGATATTTTAACTTATAAAGGGTTTGTCTTGTTTTTAgccttacatatatatttttttcctagttgTAAAAGTAAAGCATATTCATTACAGAAAACTGGGAATATCTAGAAAGGAATCAAGATGAAAAGTCAGCCGTAATTCTGTAACCCAGAGAATATTCatagtaaaatatattcttttgccTCATAATTGGGATCGTTTCTTATCAAATGTAGTTTgatggggaattttttttaacataatctatttttattaggtTTTTGACTTGGTTTTTATTTAGCCCTGCCACGCGGCTTGCTGGTCCCTGGATTAATAAACCTGCACCTTCAGCAGTCAAAGCACTGGTGtttgtgcatgccaagtcactttagtcatgttcaactctgtggccccgtggactagagcccccaggctcctctgtccatgggattctaccaggcaggaatactggagtgtgtccAGTATTTCTGTGTCCTccgtcaggggatcttcctgatccagggattgaacccgcagctcttacattgcaggtggaatctttactgctgagccaccagggaagctcccctaactactgggctgccagggaattcccttgtattttataaattgaattttaaatctttggctgtactgctttcttttctttatgggaCGCTGAAAGTCTATCCCACTCAAAGCTGCTTTTTTTAGGTGACAGGCTAagtgtttttataatattttaaatagcataAGACTAACATGTATCACTGTATTTGAAAAGGAATAGTTAAGATGCTTGTGAATAATACTCTAGGGTGACACAGTATTTGGTATGACTGACTTGTGTCATAAGCAAGTGTTGATCTAGATCTTCATTGTCCAATGCCGAGGATATTAGCTAGGTATggctaaataaaaaattaagttattcaGGTGCACTAGTCACATTTTgggtgctcagtagccacatatGGCTAGTGCTAAAATGTTATCAGTCATATACATATcagtataaaaatatttcctcatcACAGTTTGTTGGCCAGTGGTGACCTGTCGtcgttagttgctaagtcatgtctgactcttttgcagtcccatgggctacagcccgccatgccactctgtccatggcgtttccCGGCAGCAGTTCAGAGGCTCGTCATTCCCTCCTCTGGgggctcttcctggcccagggatcacacccacatctcctgcttggcaggcgggttctttactgccgagccaccgGGAAAGCTCAATGCCGATTTAGATGCTGTCAAATAAAATAGTTTCAAGAACTGAGATGAAAAGTTTTAGGAAGGGAAGACAACAtgtcatttcaaaaatttaaataatctatCTAAGGAAGTCAGGAATAGACTgatacttcaaaaaacaaaaccagaaataatAGGAAGAACATGGCTACTCCTTCAGGGCTTGATGTCAGGTGCTTTaacactgaactaccagggaagcctatcattAGGACAGCTTGAGCTAAACCTGAATaatctcctggcaagaatattggaattgATCACTGAGAGGAATGAGTTTTTGTTGTCTTTAGCTGACCAGGGTTTGAAGTTTGGCATCTTAACCAGTAGACCGCTGGAGAAGTCCCAGGcatgtttttaaatatgttctaAGAGTCTATGAATAATACCCATGGAAAACAGtgaattaagaaaataacattCCTGTAGTGTGTTGATACcgctccacccccatccccatttTCATTCCTGTTTGGATTCTTTTATGAGGTTTTTAATGAAAACAGTTGTATGGTTTTTTTCTTGTGTTACAAACCAAAGTGCTTAATATAAAGGAGTAGAGCAAGTGAATGTGGGAGAAAGTACTGGGAAAACGAGGAAGTTAGGTTCTTAACTAAGTGGACAGTGTTGAATACTGTAGATCCCAGAATTGTACCTTATGTACTAGTCTCTGTTTATTCATAATTAGATATaggttatttttatagttttatttttgtgtacagagTTGCTTAACAATCACTCAATTTCTAGGCCAGGTTCTGGTAACTGAAGAGCCTTTATAAGTAGTTTATATTGTCTAGACCCAAGGTATGCAGCAAACCCAGTCTGGAGCAAAATGGGAAATAACATCTTTCTAAAGACAGGCTTAGAAATCCTAATCCAGTAATTTAAGATGTTTCCTTTCTCTGGTAGCAGGGCTGAATTATACCTGTAAGAAAACATTGAGACAGTTCACTAGAAAAGACAGTTGTATTAAGTGATAAATTTGTGTACAGCATATATTAATTCCAGAAGTCTTAAAGCTAGCTTAGGGTAAAGATTAAGTTAATAGCATTCTCTTCAATGTCTATTAGTCCTAAAAACtggccttttgttttcttttgtcctccccccccccccccatttcacCTCTGGAAGCTCATAGATTGTTTGGTACAAGAGTTCATCAGAGAATAACTGAGTTATTTTGGCTTATAGCTACACATTTTCTGatggaattttcttttataaGTAGTACATAAACTCTTAAGAACATTATGCATATAACGTAGCTTTCACACTAGTCACAGTAGTACTTGCTTGCAGCTTTATATTTCGAACCTGAACCTCACACCCAAGAGGTTAGTGTGATAAATTTCCAGAAGTGTTTTCAAATTCTTGTAAAGTATTCTTTGATTACTTGGATAAAACAAGTCTCATTAATGCTTTCAAATCAAACAGGTAATATTCCCGAAAAAAAGAGTGTACTTAAGTTTCTCAATAATTATGGAAAATAATCCTACCTAGCTGCTAGGCCACCGTTCACAGGGATAGCCAAAAAAACAGGGTACAGGCCACCGAAAACAAGACCAACCAATCCACCTCGTGTTATTGTGCAGGTTTCACAATGCAGATCACCTAGGAAACAAATTAGTTCTGCAAATGGATATTCAAGCAAACAAAGAACTCAAGGTCCACAGATAGGCAATTTTAAAGCAATAATACAGCAAATGCATTTCTACAAAGCATGTTAAAAGGTATACATATGGATGATTAAAACGAGTAACTGATAAAACCATTTTAGGGAAAATTCcctaatttgttttctatttgaataTAATAGTTTGCACTGCTTCTAGTTTTCTGCACTTGTATTAGCAAACCTGGGATAGTATTTTTGTCTTTAGGAAACTTTTTTAAACCCATGGGAAATCTGTTTTAACAATTTAATTcatcttacatttttatattatagtctggttttatttttataaaattattcattttcaaattagtACATGGTACTAGAAAGTTAACTTATGTTTT comes from the Odocoileus virginianus isolate 20LAN1187 ecotype Illinois chromosome 28, Ovbor_1.2, whole genome shotgun sequence genome and includes:
- the TMEM126A gene encoding transmembrane protein 126A isoform X2 translates to MKNHEPDGTIIKENLIDIIARKINQLPEAERNLLENGSAYVGLNAALCGLIANSLFRRILHVTQARIAAGLPMAVIPFLTANVSYKGFVSLPLNTGDLHCETCTITRGGLVGLVFGGLYPVFLAIPVNGGLAARYNSALLPEKGNILNYWIRISKPVFRKMLFPILLQTGFAAYLGSRQYKLLIKALQLPEPGLEIE
- the TMEM126A gene encoding transmembrane protein 126A isoform X4 codes for the protein MDRGAWNLLENGSAYVGLNAALCGLIANSLFRRILHVTQARIAAGLPMAVIPFLTANVSYKGFVSLPLNTELICFLGDLHCETCTITRGGLVGLVFGGLYPVFLAIPVNGGLAARYNSALLPEKGNILNYWIRISKPVFRKMLFPILLQTGFAAYLGSRQYKLLIKALQLPEPGLEIE
- the TMEM126A gene encoding transmembrane protein 126A isoform X3 → MEQRNLRLKMKNHEPDGTIIKENLIDIIARKINQLPEAERNLLENGSAYVGLNAALCGLIANSLFRRILHVTQARIAAGLPMAVIPFLTANVSYKGFVSLPLNTELICFLGDLHCETCTITRGGLVGLVFGGLYPVFLAIPVNGGLAARYNSALLPEKGNILNYWIRISKPVFRKMLFPILLQTGFAAYLGSRQYKLLIKALQLPEPGLEIE